The following coding sequences lie in one Musa acuminata AAA Group cultivar baxijiao chromosome BXJ3-1, Cavendish_Baxijiao_AAA, whole genome shotgun sequence genomic window:
- the LOC103999283 gene encoding uncharacterized protein LOC103999283 isoform X2 — MDNEGRDEEEERGKSAESSQPPFLEVLCRSSGLHIEAVKEGEEPVVFGPNSILVNYGKGWNLQTVTDEGHDKSIGMLQNSKKSPNFQSFKKPMTMNQPNSTISFQYIGKILLAFAFMFLLGGIFTFFLENLPAMNLSAVSSL, encoded by the exons ATGGACAATGAAGGccgcgacgaggaggaggagagggggaagtCTGCCGAGTCCTCACAGCCTCCG TTTTTGGAGGTTCTTTGCAGGAGCTCAG GTTTGCATATTGAGGCTGTAAAGGAAGGGGAGGAACCTGTGGTCTTTGGTCCTAATTCCATTCTTGTTAACTACGGGAAAGGTTGGAATTTGCAGACTGTTACTGATGAAG GGCATGACAAATCAATAGGAATGCTGCAGAATTCAAAG AAATCACCCAACTTCCAATCCTTCAAGAAGCCGATGACTATGAATCAGCCAAATTCAACTATCAGTTTTCAGTATATTGGGAAGATACTACTAGCCTTTGCCTTCATGTTCCTGCTTGGAGGAATATTCACCTTCTTCTTGGAAAACCTCCCAGCTATGAACCTCTCAGCTGTATCAAGTCTATAA
- the LOC103999283 gene encoding uncharacterized protein LOC103999283 isoform X1, whose amino-acid sequence MDNEGRDEEEERGKSAESSQPPFLEVLCRSSGKVRRFAAGTTAGYALYVINCKLDIGVAPGLHIEAVKEGEEPVVFGPNSILVNYGKGWNLQTVTDEGHDKSIGMLQNSKKSPNFQSFKKPMTMNQPNSTISFQYIGKILLAFAFMFLLGGIFTFFLENLPAMNLSAVSSL is encoded by the exons ATGGACAATGAAGGccgcgacgaggaggaggagagggggaagtCTGCCGAGTCCTCACAGCCTCCG TTTTTGGAGGTTCTTTGCAGGAGCTCAGGTAAGGTTAGGAGGTTCGCAGCTGGAACCACTGCTGGATATGCATTGTAtgtgatcaattgtaaattggatATCGGGGTTGCCCCAGGTTTGCATATTGAGGCTGTAAAGGAAGGGGAGGAACCTGTGGTCTTTGGTCCTAATTCCATTCTTGTTAACTACGGGAAAGGTTGGAATTTGCAGACTGTTACTGATGAAG GGCATGACAAATCAATAGGAATGCTGCAGAATTCAAAG AAATCACCCAACTTCCAATCCTTCAAGAAGCCGATGACTATGAATCAGCCAAATTCAACTATCAGTTTTCAGTATATTGGGAAGATACTACTAGCCTTTGCCTTCATGTTCCTGCTTGGAGGAATATTCACCTTCTTCTTGGAAAACCTCCCAGCTATGAACCTCTCAGCTGTATCAAGTCTATAA